One genomic segment of Pseudoalteromonas sp. GCY includes these proteins:
- a CDS encoding TonB-dependent siderophore receptor produces MKTISKLSLIALAIMYPSLHASAQQQVSEDKLKDQDIEKITVVSRTLNLYRNGESSTGKLAVDPLNSTQMVTSLNANLIRDLAARDAKDLYRNIAGVSQFSYAGVTARGFRQEEIYFDGLRGDPYVGFNVPQLFNVERVDFLKGPAGMLYGPGAPGGLFNYITKKPQSEFSANTRIIAGTDSRYGASGEVTGEVAEAQSIRLGAFYEQQDTYRDNSASEVAILDAGYAYDFDDARLILQYTHYKQDLDANRLRGVPAGDDGEFLTTPSWNHNEPTDFLNLTSDVLQASVVGDLSPSLSYNVALRYIDNEQEQNYHEPRALIDSNKDGQIDLVAREFRDQLRAQSQLSLAANFVYETQMFGAEQRTAFGLDIYSGEEDALLGRASASNDFVTRYLNGTSLDSDILPLSLYNPNYGETQPNQYNVKFAPESTTKQQRNGTYVLNELAWEKVTFVAGIRYDQFEDDANGSKFDDTNVSFRIGGIYKLTDDISLYSQWADSYEPQGVSSQDEKAGGPFEPTTGDIIEVGLNAELFDGSTLLKVAGYQITRQNLLQNTGTDPEQDGVDNLAPIGEITSKGLEIELITDVTPDWVVSLAYAYNDATITADNGAGGIRNSVGDKFANAPENQFGVWTRYQIPEWNLAFAVGGNYVDEQLSLSGQTLNSYFVADTSIIWELDNYSVLFRVENVFDKEYAESGFLDRTGHFPGDPRNAFLEFTYNW; encoded by the coding sequence ATGAAAACAATATCAAAACTATCCCTTATCGCTTTAGCGATTATGTATCCCTCTTTGCATGCATCAGCTCAGCAGCAAGTATCAGAAGATAAGCTTAAAGACCAAGACATAGAAAAAATAACCGTCGTTAGCCGAACATTAAATTTATATCGCAATGGTGAGTCTTCAACGGGAAAGCTTGCGGTTGACCCACTTAACTCGACCCAGATGGTAACTTCTCTCAATGCAAATCTGATCCGTGATTTAGCGGCAAGAGATGCCAAAGATCTCTATCGTAATATCGCGGGGGTCAGCCAATTTAGCTACGCGGGGGTGACTGCACGTGGCTTTCGTCAAGAAGAAATCTATTTTGATGGTCTAAGAGGCGATCCATATGTTGGGTTTAATGTCCCACAGCTATTTAATGTCGAGCGTGTCGACTTTTTGAAAGGTCCCGCCGGTATGCTGTATGGACCCGGGGCACCTGGTGGATTATTCAACTATATAACTAAAAAGCCGCAATCTGAGTTTAGTGCCAATACTCGTATTATTGCGGGCACAGATAGCCGTTACGGAGCTTCTGGCGAAGTGACTGGTGAAGTAGCAGAAGCACAAAGCATTCGTCTCGGAGCCTTTTACGAACAACAAGATACCTACCGTGATAATAGTGCCAGCGAAGTGGCAATTTTGGATGCAGGTTACGCTTATGATTTTGATGATGCTCGCTTGATTTTGCAATACACGCACTACAAACAGGACTTGGACGCGAATCGCTTACGCGGTGTCCCCGCTGGCGATGACGGTGAGTTTCTAACTACACCATCGTGGAATCATAATGAGCCTACAGACTTTTTAAATCTAACCTCAGATGTATTGCAAGCGAGTGTTGTTGGGGATTTGAGCCCATCGCTAAGTTACAACGTTGCGCTTCGCTATATAGATAATGAGCAAGAGCAAAATTATCATGAACCAAGAGCACTCATCGATAGCAATAAAGATGGTCAAATCGATTTGGTCGCACGTGAGTTCCGAGATCAACTAAGAGCCCAGTCTCAACTCTCTCTTGCAGCTAACTTTGTTTATGAAACACAGATGTTTGGTGCTGAGCAGCGTACCGCGTTTGGACTAGATATATATTCTGGTGAAGAAGATGCGTTGTTGGGTCGAGCGTCAGCATCTAATGACTTTGTCACTCGTTATCTAAATGGTACGTCGTTAGACTCGGACATTTTGCCTTTGTCTCTCTACAATCCTAATTATGGAGAAACGCAGCCAAATCAATACAATGTGAAGTTTGCGCCAGAAAGTACAACGAAACAACAGCGTAATGGCACCTATGTACTCAACGAACTCGCTTGGGAGAAAGTAACGTTTGTAGCTGGCATACGTTATGACCAGTTTGAAGACGATGCCAATGGCAGTAAGTTTGATGATACCAATGTTAGCTTCAGAATTGGTGGTATCTACAAGCTAACTGATGATATCTCATTGTATTCACAGTGGGCTGACTCTTACGAACCTCAAGGCGTATCCAGTCAGGACGAAAAAGCGGGTGGTCCATTTGAACCAACAACGGGTGATATCATTGAAGTTGGGCTTAACGCAGAGTTATTTGACGGAAGTACATTGCTAAAAGTGGCTGGTTATCAGATAACAAGGCAAAACTTGCTACAAAATACAGGTACAGATCCTGAGCAAGATGGTGTTGATAATTTAGCGCCAATCGGAGAAATCACGAGTAAAGGCCTAGAAATCGAGTTGATCACCGACGTGACCCCTGACTGGGTAGTAAGCCTGGCCTATGCCTATAATGATGCGACTATCACCGCTGACAATGGCGCAGGTGGGATCCGCAATAGTGTTGGCGATAAATTTGCCAATGCCCCTGAAAATCAGTTTGGGGTGTGGACTCGATATCAGATCCCTGAGTGGAATTTGGCTTTCGCAGTTGGCGGTAACTATGTGGATGAGCAGCTTAGTTTATCTGGCCAAACACTAAATTCCTATTTCGTCGCTGACACCTCAATTATTTGGGAATTAGATAACTACAGTGTGCTATTCAGAGTTGAAAACGTATTCGATAAAGAATATGCAGAGTCGGGCTTTTTAGACCGCACAGGGCACTTTCCGGGCGATCCAAGAAATGCTTTCCTTGAGTTTACCTACAACTGGTAA
- the ttcA gene encoding tRNA 2-thiocytidine(32) synthetase TtcA, translating into MTEQDNRKEVLEFNKLQKRLRRNVGNAIKDYNMIEEGDVVMACISGGKDSFAMLDILLSLKKAAPIHFDVVAVNLDQKQPGFPEHILPEYFETLDIPYYIIDKDTYSVVKEKVPEGKTTCGLCSRLRRGTLYSFAEKIGATKIALGHHLDDIVETLFLNMFYGARMKAMPPKLRSDDGRNVVIRPLTYAREKDLIQYAEHKDFPIIPCNLCGSQENLQRQNIKSMLVEWDKKTPGRVENIFKSIQNVSPSQLADTELFDFESLPLDRDGEREAYDFNEAVVSSTNIDESLFIDVTNI; encoded by the coding sequence ATGACAGAGCAAGATAATCGCAAAGAAGTTTTAGAGTTTAATAAGCTGCAAAAGCGTCTGCGCCGTAATGTCGGCAACGCCATCAAAGATTATAATATGATCGAAGAAGGCGATGTGGTGATGGCTTGTATCAGCGGTGGTAAGGATTCATTCGCCATGCTGGATATTTTACTTAGCCTAAAAAAGGCGGCACCAATTCACTTTGATGTGGTGGCGGTCAATCTGGATCAAAAGCAGCCTGGGTTCCCAGAGCATATTTTGCCTGAGTACTTCGAAACGTTAGACATTCCTTATTACATCATTGATAAAGATACTTACTCAGTCGTAAAAGAGAAAGTACCAGAGGGCAAAACGACTTGTGGCCTTTGTTCACGCTTGCGTCGTGGTACTTTGTACTCATTTGCGGAAAAGATTGGCGCAACTAAAATCGCACTGGGTCATCACTTAGATGATATCGTTGAAACGCTGTTTTTAAACATGTTCTACGGCGCAAGAATGAAAGCGATGCCACCCAAGCTACGCTCTGATGATGGTCGTAATGTGGTGATCCGCCCGCTCACTTATGCGCGTGAAAAAGATCTCATTCAATACGCAGAGCATAAAGATTTTCCTATTATTCCGTGCAACCTATGTGGCTCGCAAGAAAATCTGCAACGTCAAAACATTAAATCTATGTTGGTAGAGTGGGATAAGAAAACACCTGGTCGAGTAGAGAATATTTTCAAATCAATTCAAAATGTTAGTCCAAGCCAACTGGCTGACACTGAACTCTTTGACTTCGAAAGTCTGCCTCTTGATAGAGACGGTGAGCGAGAAGCTTATGATTTTAATGAAGCTGTGGTTTCCTCGACAAACATTGATGAATCATTGTTTATTGATGTAACCAATATTTAA
- a CDS encoding ABC transporter permease — protein sequence MMKLISVLFKKEVLDASRDKRSVMAGLYYCIGAPILMCVLFTVMFKQMASPDALKITINNAENAPNLVQFLASREIEHGEGEEAKAITLEISEDYQENMMQGKSATVFIIADKSEQKLRSSINRLERNLMLYNSEVASLRLVARGIDPTIARAIDVQTHDQATPASKGGFVLGIATLSIIISLFYAAMGMAIDSSAGERERNSLQLLLSHPISTMHIVLAKVGAIAGFSIIALVLTTIVSKFAYNMVPWEMMGFTVIIGPKFIISAIIIGLPIALMSASLLIFISFLAKSFKEAQSYVAMALFIPVMMSMATTYDIATDIMQWMPIAAQQNAMIEIIKGNAIPVPQLLLSSAVTLGLFAIFTYLSSRMLKSEKVVFGL from the coding sequence ATGATGAAATTAATCTCAGTTTTATTTAAAAAAGAAGTGTTAGACGCAAGTCGCGACAAACGTTCGGTGATGGCTGGCCTTTACTATTGCATCGGTGCACCTATTCTAATGTGTGTATTATTTACCGTCATGTTTAAGCAAATGGCTTCGCCTGATGCACTCAAAATCACCATTAATAATGCGGAGAATGCGCCCAACTTAGTACAATTTTTAGCGAGTAGAGAAATTGAACATGGTGAAGGCGAAGAGGCTAAAGCTATTACCTTGGAGATCAGCGAAGATTACCAAGAAAATATGATGCAAGGTAAGAGCGCGACGGTATTTATCATCGCTGATAAATCGGAGCAAAAGTTACGTTCATCAATTAACCGACTAGAGCGTAACCTCATGTTATACAACAGCGAAGTTGCTTCATTGCGTTTAGTAGCGCGTGGTATCGATCCGACAATTGCACGTGCGATAGATGTCCAAACTCATGACCAAGCGACACCGGCCTCGAAAGGGGGCTTCGTATTAGGTATTGCAACGTTATCTATTATTATTTCACTATTTTATGCGGCGATGGGTATGGCAATTGACAGTAGTGCAGGGGAGCGTGAACGCAACTCTTTACAGCTATTACTTAGCCACCCGATCAGTACTATGCATATTGTATTAGCTAAAGTGGGGGCAATTGCAGGTTTCTCTATCATTGCCTTAGTGTTAACCACCATAGTATCTAAGTTCGCCTATAATATGGTGCCTTGGGAAATGATGGGCTTTACGGTGATTATTGGTCCTAAATTCATTATTTCGGCAATTATAATTGGCCTGCCTATTGCGCTAATGTCAGCCAGTTTATTGATATTTATCTCTTTCTTAGCTAAATCATTTAAAGAAGCGCAATCTTATGTAGCGATGGCGCTGTTCATTCCGGTAATGATGAGTATGGCAACGACCTATGATATTGCTACCGACATTATGCAGTGGATGCCGATCGCAGCGCAGCAAAACGCAATGATTGAAATCATCAAAGGCAATGCGATACCGGTACCACAACTATTATTGTCGAGCGCGGTAACGCTAGGGTTGTTTGCTATTTTCACCTACCTGAGTAGTCGTATGCTAAAAAGTGAAAAGGTAGTGTTCGGCCTTTAA
- a CDS encoding ABC transporter ATP-binding protein encodes MIQVDNLYKKIGEVNALDGLSFTARDGQITGLLGPNGAGKTTCLRTVFGLLQADQGMASIDSIDVAKEPTRAKQQLGLFPDPCGLYERMTPREYTQFYAELSGMDAKSAAAATQEVLEKLQMLDIADRRCKGFSQGQRMKTALAQAIVHKPTNIVLDEPTRGLDVMSTRVLRDLLLMLKAQGHCVLFSSHVMQEVAALCDHVVVMAKGKVVAEGSPEALCEQTGKASLEEAFITLIGTDEGIAA; translated from the coding sequence ATGATCCAAGTAGATAACTTATATAAAAAGATTGGTGAAGTGAACGCGCTAGACGGGCTGTCATTTACCGCTCGTGATGGTCAAATTACGGGACTATTGGGACCCAATGGGGCTGGTAAAACGACTTGTTTACGGACCGTATTTGGCCTGCTCCAAGCTGATCAAGGTATGGCGTCTATCGATAGTATTGATGTTGCCAAAGAGCCAACCCGAGCAAAACAACAATTAGGATTGTTCCCAGACCCGTGTGGGCTTTACGAGCGCATGACACCGCGTGAATATACCCAGTTTTACGCTGAACTAAGTGGCATGGACGCAAAATCGGCCGCTGCCGCGACGCAAGAAGTATTGGAAAAACTACAAATGTTGGATATCGCGGATAGACGCTGTAAAGGCTTTTCACAAGGCCAAAGAATGAAAACGGCGTTGGCGCAGGCAATCGTGCATAAACCGACAAACATTGTACTTGATGAGCCAACACGTGGTTTAGATGTAATGAGTACCAGAGTGTTACGGGATTTGTTGTTGATGCTTAAGGCGCAAGGTCACTGTGTCTTATTTTCTAGCCACGTGATGCAAGAAGTTGCAGCACTTTGTGATCATGTGGTGGTCATGGCGAAAGGCAAAGTGGTCGCGGAAGGTTCTCCAGAGGCCCTATGTGAACAAACAGGTAAAGCGTCGCTTGAGGAAGCTTTCATTACCCTGATAGGTACAGATGAAGGAATTGCAGCATGA
- a CDS encoding alpha/beta hydrolase, protein MKKPFKFKKSLVKLALLPLVLGTVLPLQAATSTAELSACYAKGLSDRAQCGKISQPLSETKTEQKIDIHFMVIPAIKPLYPQEAIIAFAGGPGQSATEIAANFERILKYARENRDIILVDQRGTGKSNLLQCDMDDLEQQFALNDTLLGLDFYKEDALKCKEKLDADLSDYTTVAAAKDFDAVRVALGYSKLHLYGGSYGTRIALEYMRQFPDSVASAVLDGLAPNNQSLMAIGGAIEGSLNALFAQCEADKKCANSYPNLKQQWQSLLNQVEQTPIEVSVLHPRTSKPLAMTMTKMKLFSAIRMALYSHSFRALVPLAISEATNGNLAPLAGMMAPSEDGLGLAMGMHQAIVCGEDWPRLTAADKAKYSENYMGKMMITGLDATCPIWNVSPVPSSYYEPVASDIPTLLLSGGLDPATPAKWAEVAMEKLSNATHLVAPTATHIVAGQSCANKLIAKFYDEKTVGDFDTSCLEEDTRKQFFMNINGPATADKE, encoded by the coding sequence ATGAAAAAGCCATTTAAGTTTAAGAAAAGCTTAGTAAAGCTAGCGCTGCTTCCTCTCGTTTTAGGAACTGTGCTGCCATTACAAGCGGCAACATCAACCGCAGAATTATCCGCTTGTTATGCAAAAGGTCTCAGTGACAGAGCGCAATGCGGAAAAATCTCGCAACCATTAAGTGAAACCAAAACAGAACAAAAAATTGATATTCATTTTATGGTTATTCCTGCAATAAAGCCGCTTTACCCACAAGAAGCGATTATTGCGTTTGCAGGGGGACCTGGACAATCGGCCACTGAAATTGCAGCAAACTTTGAAAGAATTCTTAAATACGCAAGAGAAAATAGAGACATTATACTTGTTGATCAACGGGGAACTGGAAAATCAAATCTATTGCAATGCGATATGGATGATCTTGAGCAACAGTTTGCGCTAAATGATACCTTGTTGGGTCTCGATTTTTACAAAGAAGATGCCCTTAAGTGTAAAGAAAAACTAGACGCAGATCTTTCCGATTATACGACGGTTGCAGCTGCAAAAGATTTTGATGCGGTAAGAGTCGCGCTTGGTTATAGCAAGTTACACCTATATGGTGGCTCATATGGAACACGCATCGCACTTGAGTATATGAGACAGTTCCCTGATAGTGTTGCATCGGCCGTGTTAGATGGTCTTGCACCCAATAACCAAAGTTTAATGGCGATTGGTGGCGCGATAGAAGGCTCATTGAATGCCCTTTTTGCACAATGTGAGGCCGATAAAAAATGTGCAAATAGTTATCCGAATCTAAAGCAGCAATGGCAAAGCTTGCTTAATCAAGTAGAGCAAACGCCGATAGAAGTTTCTGTACTTCATCCAAGAACCAGCAAACCGCTTGCGATGACGATGACCAAAATGAAGCTATTTAGCGCGATTAGGATGGCGCTTTACTCTCATTCCTTCCGTGCATTGGTGCCGCTTGCGATTAGTGAAGCGACTAACGGTAACCTTGCTCCACTAGCTGGCATGATGGCACCAAGTGAAGACGGTCTGGGATTGGCCATGGGGATGCATCAGGCGATTGTATGTGGGGAAGATTGGCCACGATTAACGGCTGCGGACAAAGCCAAATATAGTGAAAACTATATGGGTAAGATGATGATCACAGGACTGGATGCGACATGCCCAATTTGGAATGTGAGCCCGGTGCCAAGTAGTTACTATGAACCCGTTGCGTCCGACATTCCAACCTTACTGCTTTCTGGCGGATTAGATCCAGCAACGCCTGCTAAGTGGGCAGAAGTTGCGATGGAAAAGCTAAGCAATGCCACACACTTAGTTGCACCAACGGCTACGCATATTGTCGCAGGGCAAAGCTGTGCTAATAAGCTTATTGCTAAGTTTTACGATGAAAAGACAGTGGGAGACTTTGATACTAGCTGTCTTGAAGAAGATACACGTAAACAATTCTTTATGAACATCAATGGCCCAGCAACCGCTGATAAGGAGTAA
- a CDS encoding GntR family transcriptional regulator, giving the protein MLDLIHVNPNSAEPIYKQLFDQIVRLIVSGKAQAGEELPSVRKLAEHFSVNPMTVSRAIGQLVDQGWLERRRGQPTRVAQQQTTQQTDNLLHKNLDILISDAKQLGINKTELISLIDKNWGQE; this is encoded by the coding sequence ATGCTAGATCTTATTCATGTCAACCCCAACAGCGCAGAGCCGATTTATAAGCAGCTATTTGATCAGATAGTGCGTTTAATTGTGTCTGGTAAAGCGCAAGCCGGAGAAGAGCTACCTTCTGTAAGAAAGCTAGCTGAGCACTTCTCGGTAAATCCGATGACCGTCTCTCGGGCTATCGGGCAACTTGTCGATCAAGGTTGGCTTGAACGAAGACGCGGCCAGCCGACACGCGTTGCACAGCAGCAAACTACACAACAGACCGATAATCTACTCCATAAAAACCTAGATATTTTAATTAGTGATGCGAAACAGCTTGGGATCAATAAGACTGAATTGATATCATTGATTGATAAAAATTGGGGACAAGAATAA
- a CDS encoding ABC transporter ATP-binding protein, which produces MTSPLLQFTKIHKQFADKPVLEDINLIIEPGMVMGLLGRNGAGKTTLLRIALGLIEQNSGEVSCLNSSNLELSPTCKSQIGYVPQQPCGYQGFKVKEALVLHRSFYPNWDITLEQEWLSRFELDENKLVSNLSVGQQQSLALIMAMSYRPKLLILDEPVSSLDPIARREFMSDLFELALESGSGVLFSSHITSDVERVASHIAIIKDGKVLVTGELDTLKEQIRLVPHHLTSNLPSGRLLHQSERFSIYQTHDSANWSADLQQSHNNLEQLFVELHA; this is translated from the coding sequence ATGACAAGCCCACTACTACAATTCACTAAAATCCATAAACAATTTGCCGACAAGCCGGTTCTTGAAGACATAAATCTTATTATTGAACCTGGCATGGTTATGGGTTTACTAGGACGAAACGGGGCCGGTAAAACGACACTACTGCGAATTGCACTTGGGTTAATCGAACAAAATAGTGGTGAGGTTAGCTGCCTCAATAGTAGCAACCTCGAGCTGAGCCCTACGTGCAAAAGCCAAATTGGCTATGTGCCACAACAGCCCTGTGGCTATCAAGGTTTTAAAGTCAAAGAGGCCCTCGTACTGCACCGCAGCTTTTATCCAAATTGGGATATTACACTTGAGCAAGAATGGCTTTCTCGCTTCGAGTTAGACGAAAACAAGCTGGTAAGTAACCTTTCAGTTGGCCAACAACAAAGCTTAGCGTTGATAATGGCGATGTCGTACCGACCTAAGTTACTGATCCTTGACGAGCCAGTGTCAAGTCTCGACCCCATTGCACGCCGAGAATTTATGTCGGACTTATTCGAGTTAGCACTTGAGTCCGGCTCTGGTGTACTTTTCTCCTCGCATATTACATCTGACGTTGAGCGTGTTGCGAGCCACATTGCTATTATTAAAGATGGTAAGGTTTTGGTTACTGGCGAATTAGATACACTAAAGGAACAAATTAGGCTTGTTCCACATCATCTTACAAGTAATCTGCCATCAGGACGCTTACTTCATCAATCTGAACGTTTTAGCATTTATCAAACTCACGACAGTGCAAACTGGTCAGCAGACCTACAGCAAAGCCATAACAACCTTGAGCAGCTCTTTGTGGAGCTACACGCATGA
- a CDS encoding TIGR00645 family protein: MEQETKSENEQFNRYEHLLERTLFKGRWLLAPFFVGLLLAIVLLLLKFFKQLYVMTISALTATNQELLIGILTLVDTALLAGLLIIIIFSGYENFVSKLNVEPQEDKPTWMGKVGFSGLKIKLISAIVAISAVELLKVFIHSQDLTSEQLAWKVGIHITFVISGVLFSVTDFINSRTHSH, from the coding sequence ATGGAGCAAGAAACAAAGTCCGAGAATGAGCAATTTAATCGTTATGAACATCTCTTAGAAAGAACCTTATTTAAAGGACGATGGCTGTTAGCGCCGTTCTTTGTTGGCCTACTACTCGCGATTGTGTTGCTGTTACTTAAGTTCTTTAAACAGCTTTATGTGATGACCATCAGTGCGCTTACAGCGACAAATCAAGAGTTACTCATTGGTATCTTAACATTGGTTGATACGGCTTTACTGGCCGGGTTGTTGATCATCATTATTTTTAGTGGCTACGAGAATTTTGTTTCTAAGCTTAATGTCGAACCACAAGAAGACAAACCGACTTGGATGGGGAAAGTTGGCTTCTCAGGGCTTAAAATCAAGCTGATCAGCGCCATCGTGGCGATATCTGCCGTAGAGTTGCTCAAGGTCTTTATTCATTCTCAAGATTTAACCAGTGAACAGCTTGCTTGGAAAGTAGGCATACACATTACTTTCGTGATCTCTGGGGTGTTGTTTTCGGTCACCGATTTTATTAATAGTCGAACCCACTCCCATTAA
- the topA gene encoding type I DNA topoisomerase: MGKSLVIVESPAKAKTINKYLGKDYIVKSSVGHVRDLPTSGAGKTKGLATKSPAEVRKMSPEEKAQYKKQKDYANLVARMGIDPEKGWEPHYEILPGKEKVVQELQKLAEDADHIYLATDLDREGEAIAWHLEQIIGGDESKYKRVVFNEITKNAITQAFEAPGDLNTDMVYAQQARRFLDRVVGFMVSPLLWQKVARGLSAGRVQSVAVRLLVEREREIKAFIPEEFWDIHADVKATKDDIRLAVTKFKGEAFKPVNKAQADTAVQVLENSAYEVVKVEEKPSKSKPSAPFITSTMQQAASTRLGYGVKKTMMLAQRLYEAGYITYMRTDSTNLSNDALEMCRGYIDSEFGSKYLPEAPLRYSAKGNAQEAHEAIRPSDVTILSGRLDGIEADAKKLYELIWRQFVACQMMPAEYDLTTLTVAAEDYTLKAKGRVLRFDGWTRVQPAVRKKNEEEQALPSVSVGDKLDLIAIDPKQHFTKPPARFSEASLVKELEKRGIGRPSTYAAIISTIQDRGYVRVENRRFYAEKMGEIVTDRLVENFNDLMDFDFTAKMEGRLDDIAEGERLWTQVLDKFYADFSNQLEIAAGDESEGGMRQNVMVETDIDCPTCSRKMGIRTASTGVFLGCTGYNLPPKERCTTTINLVSGDEAVAADADEEAEAESLRHMKRCPICETAMDSYLIDETKKLHVCGNNPACKGYVIETGAFKIKGYDGPLIECDKCGSDMQLKSGRFGKYFGCTNEDCKNTRKLLKNGEAAPPKEDPVPLPELECEKSDAHFVLRDGASGIFLAAHTFPKSRETRAPKVSELKRFRDRISPKFYYLADAPEQDSDGNPAIVRYSRKTKTQYVMTEVDGKATGWKATYSNGKWVEEEKTTKKKKA; this comes from the coding sequence ATGGGCAAATCGCTAGTAATTGTAGAGTCTCCCGCGAAGGCAAAAACAATCAATAAATACCTCGGCAAGGATTACATTGTTAAATCCAGTGTAGGTCATGTTCGAGATCTTCCTACCTCAGGGGCAGGTAAAACGAAAGGCTTGGCAACTAAGTCGCCAGCTGAAGTACGTAAAATGTCACCTGAAGAAAAAGCGCAATATAAAAAGCAAAAAGATTATGCAAATTTAGTTGCGAGGATGGGGATTGATCCTGAGAAGGGTTGGGAACCGCATTACGAAATTTTGCCGGGTAAAGAAAAAGTAGTTCAAGAACTACAGAAACTTGCTGAGGATGCTGACCATATCTATCTCGCAACCGATTTGGATAGAGAAGGGGAAGCCATTGCTTGGCACCTTGAGCAGATTATCGGTGGCGATGAGAGCAAATATAAGCGTGTAGTCTTTAACGAGATCACCAAAAACGCGATAACCCAAGCGTTTGAAGCGCCTGGTGACCTTAACACCGACATGGTATATGCGCAGCAGGCAAGACGATTCCTTGACCGTGTTGTTGGCTTTATGGTGTCCCCGCTGCTTTGGCAAAAAGTAGCAAGAGGGTTATCGGCAGGTCGCGTACAATCTGTTGCTGTGAGATTACTTGTTGAGCGAGAGCGTGAGATTAAAGCGTTTATTCCAGAAGAGTTTTGGGATATTCACGCCGATGTTAAAGCAACAAAAGATGATATTCGCCTAGCGGTTACTAAGTTTAAAGGCGAAGCATTTAAGCCAGTAAATAAAGCGCAGGCTGATACTGCCGTACAAGTGCTTGAAAACAGTGCTTACGAAGTGGTCAAGGTTGAAGAAAAGCCAAGCAAGAGTAAGCCAAGTGCGCCATTTATTACCTCGACAATGCAGCAAGCGGCAAGTACTCGTTTAGGCTATGGCGTAAAGAAAACCATGATGTTAGCGCAGCGTCTATACGAAGCGGGTTACATCACCTATATGCGTACGGACTCGACGAACTTATCAAATGACGCGTTAGAAATGTGTCGTGGCTATATCGATAGTGAATTTGGCAGTAAGTATCTTCCAGAAGCACCACTGCGTTATTCCGCAAAAGGCAACGCACAAGAAGCGCACGAAGCAATTCGTCCTTCTGATGTGACGATCTTATCAGGTCGTTTAGACGGCATAGAGGCAGATGCTAAGAAGCTCTATGAGCTTATTTGGCGTCAGTTTGTGGCGTGTCAGATGATGCCCGCAGAGTATGACCTAACGACGCTGACCGTCGCCGCGGAAGATTACACGTTAAAAGCGAAAGGTCGCGTGCTACGTTTTGATGGTTGGACACGTGTACAGCCGGCTGTTCGTAAGAAAAATGAAGAGGAGCAGGCGCTTCCAAGTGTTTCAGTTGGCGACAAGCTTGATCTTATTGCGATTGATCCTAAGCAGCACTTTACTAAACCACCAGCACGTTTCAGCGAAGCAAGCTTAGTTAAGGAATTAGAAAAGCGTGGTATTGGTCGTCCATCTACCTATGCTGCTATCATTTCGACGATTCAGGACCGTGGTTATGTTCGAGTTGAAAACCGCCGTTTTTACGCTGAAAAAATGGGCGAGATCGTAACTGACAGACTCGTTGAGAATTTCAACGATTTAATGGACTTTGACTTTACCGCAAAAATGGAAGGTCGCCTTGATGATATCGCAGAGGGCGAACGTTTATGGACGCAGGTACTTGATAAGTTTTACGCCGACTTTTCTAACCAGCTAGAAATTGCAGCTGGCGATGAAAGTGAAGGCGGTATGCGACAAAATGTGATGGTCGAAACAGACATAGATTGTCCCACATGTTCACGCAAAATGGGTATTCGTACTGCTTCTACTGGAGTATTCCTTGGCTGTACAGGCTATAACTTGCCGCCAAAAGAACGTTGTACCACCACAATTAATTTGGTGTCTGGTGATGAAGCGGTTGCCGCGGATGCGGATGAAGAGGCGGAAGCTGAATCACTTCGTCATATGAAACGTTGTCCAATTTGCGAAACGGCAATGGACTCATACCTTATTGATGAAACGAAAAAGCTCCATGTATGTGGTAATAACCCCGCGTGCAAGGGCTATGTTATTGAGACAGGTGCATTTAAGATCAAAGGATACGATGGACCACTGATTGAGTGTGACAAGTGTGGTTCGGATATGCAGCTTAAATCTGGCCGTTTTGGTAAGTATTTTGGTTGTACAAATGAAGACTGTAAAAATACACGTAAGCTATTGAAAAACGGTGAAGCTGCACCACCGAAAGAAGATCCAGTTCCGCTACCGGAACTAGAATGCGAAAAATCGGACGCGCATTTTGTGCTTCGAGATGGCGCTTCAGGTATTTTCTTAGCGGCGCACACATTCCCTAAGTCACGTGAAACGCGTGCTCCTAAAGTATCGGAGCTAAAACGCTTTAGAGATAGAATTTCACCTAAATTCTATTATTTGGCTGATGCGCCTGAGCAAGACTCGGATGGTAATCCTGCGATTGTTCGCTACTCTAGAAAAACCAAGACACAATATGTGATGACAGAAGTGGATGGTAAAGCGACGGGTTGGAAAGCGACGTATAGCAATGGTAAATGGGTAGAAGAAGAGAAAACTACCAAGAAAAAGAAAGCTTAA